One Streptomyces sp. B21-105 genomic region harbors:
- a CDS encoding NUDIX hydrolase, with translation MSYDPSAFPPFAVTVDLVVLTVRRHALCALAVRRGEAPFQGWWALPGGFVRADEDLTQAAARELAEETGLHTHDPSVPAQDNGAHLEQLATYGDPDRDPRMRVVSVAHLALAPDLPAPRAGGDASNARWAPVEELLQQNEHGREGGHGKDGEPGAPLAFDHARILADGVERARSKIEYSSLATAFCPTEFTVGELRRVYEAVWGVALDPRNFHRKVTGTPGFLVPTGGTTTRQGGRPAQLFRAGGATLLNPPMLRPEV, from the coding sequence ATGTCCTACGACCCGTCAGCCTTTCCGCCCTTCGCCGTCACCGTGGATCTGGTCGTGCTGACCGTGCGCCGCCATGCCCTGTGCGCGCTGGCGGTACGCAGGGGCGAGGCGCCGTTCCAGGGATGGTGGGCGCTACCCGGCGGATTCGTACGGGCCGACGAGGACCTCACCCAGGCGGCGGCGCGCGAGCTGGCGGAGGAGACAGGGCTGCACACCCATGACCCCTCGGTCCCGGCCCAGGACAACGGCGCCCACCTCGAGCAGCTGGCCACGTACGGCGATCCCGACCGCGATCCCCGTATGCGCGTGGTGAGCGTCGCGCACCTGGCGCTCGCCCCCGACCTGCCGGCTCCGCGAGCGGGAGGCGACGCCAGCAACGCGCGGTGGGCGCCCGTCGAGGAACTGCTCCAGCAAAACGAGCACGGGAGGGAGGGCGGGCACGGGAAGGACGGCGAACCGGGCGCACCGCTGGCCTTCGACCACGCGCGGATCCTCGCCGACGGAGTGGAACGCGCCCGCTCCAAGATCGAGTACTCCTCCCTCGCGACCGCGTTCTGCCCCACGGAGTTCACGGTCGGCGAACTGCGCCGTGTCTACGAGGCGGTGTGGGGCGTGGCGCTCGACCCGCGCAACTTCCACCGCAAGGTGACGGGCACACCAGGCTTCCTGGTCCCCACCGGCGGCACCACCACCCGGCAGGGGGGCCGCCCCGCGCAGCTGTTCAGGGCCGGCGGCGCGACGTTGCTCAACCCGCCGATGCTGCGCCCGGAGGTGTGA
- a CDS encoding ATP-binding cassette domain-containing protein: protein MIQAYGLTSDSRKALPPAVDDVSFEAHAGRVTVLLGAPGSGKTTVLRLLLGLQQGRGVAYFRGRPLHRVAHPSREVGVLLGDVPGHPARTVRGHLRMLCAAAGVAVRRADEVLEVVGLVSLRDERLGGLSRGMDRRLGLAGALLADPHTLALDDPADGLSGRESRWLYGMLRAHAEQGGTVLTTMADPKEAARVADRVLTLDRGRLVADQEAAVFARTRLRQRVAVRSPHAVRLAAQLTREARAAQRSVEVVQEGGNRLSVYGSSCADVGETAFRHGILVHQLADETGDMGPGAGAENKAAGNRAAGNRAAGDRATGQEAAESAAGENKAGENTAAGSMTAASVAVGTGGTPTESGPATEQAPSAASPHVLTSPEHPAPTDRPVGTDDPRPESHAEPPASPSPPSSPRLAAHTPDGLPALPPPLSVRSAPSPLRPLRYEIRRATGISTGFLTAAAVLLVSALTAVMLGGAGHTAQARLLTAWPVQLPLPPAALGAGLLGALAFGDEFRHPALAADRGTVPRRLGVLTAKLLVAAVTALTLAFLTVGCDAEVLYLVYGQELVRVPADWMALGVSWLAFVVGCAWAGVLAAGVFRSTTAGLAAVVAVPVVVVPVVQKAVQSASVRTAAGFSMRLRETLLVQWPFGGGRYVDAAARVLGQPVGGAMALSLTALLCAYLLTALRGRVR, encoded by the coding sequence GTGATCCAGGCCTACGGACTGACCAGCGATTCCCGTAAGGCGCTTCCGCCCGCCGTCGACGACGTCTCCTTCGAGGCGCACGCGGGCCGCGTCACCGTGCTGCTCGGAGCGCCGGGCAGCGGCAAGACCACCGTGCTGAGACTTCTGCTCGGACTTCAGCAGGGCCGCGGCGTCGCCTACTTCAGAGGCCGCCCGCTGCATCGCGTCGCCCACCCCTCGCGCGAGGTCGGCGTCCTCCTCGGCGATGTGCCGGGACACCCCGCCCGCACGGTCCGCGGCCACCTGCGCATGCTGTGCGCGGCCGCCGGCGTCGCGGTCCGGCGGGCCGACGAAGTGCTCGAGGTGGTCGGCCTGGTCAGCCTCCGAGACGAACGCCTCGGCGGCCTCTCCCGTGGCATGGACCGTCGGCTCGGACTGGCCGGCGCACTGCTCGCCGACCCGCACACCCTCGCCCTCGACGATCCGGCCGATGGACTGTCCGGACGCGAGAGCCGTTGGCTGTACGGCATGCTGCGCGCGCACGCGGAGCAGGGGGGCACGGTGCTGACGACCATGGCCGACCCGAAGGAGGCCGCCCGCGTCGCCGACCGGGTCCTCACCCTGGACCGGGGCAGGCTCGTCGCCGACCAGGAGGCCGCCGTCTTCGCCCGCACCCGGTTGCGCCAACGGGTGGCCGTCCGCAGCCCCCACGCGGTCCGCCTCGCCGCGCAGCTCACCAGGGAGGCCCGCGCCGCGCAACGCTCCGTCGAGGTCGTGCAGGAGGGCGGCAACCGGCTCTCCGTGTACGGCAGCAGCTGCGCCGACGTCGGCGAGACGGCCTTCCGGCACGGCATCCTCGTCCATCAACTCGCCGACGAGACAGGCGACATGGGGCCGGGGGCGGGGGCGGAGAACAAGGCTGCGGGGAACAGAGCTGCAGGGAACAGAGCTGCGGGGGACAGGGCTACGGGGCAAGAGGCTGCGGAGAGCGCGGCGGGGGAGAACAAGGCCGGGGAGAACACGGCTGCGGGGAGCATGACCGCGGCGAGCGTGGCCGTGGGTACGGGCGGGACGCCGACGGAATCCGGACCCGCGACGGAACAGGCCCCCTCGGCCGCGAGCCCGCACGTCCTCACGTCGCCGGAGCACCCCGCCCCCACGGATCGTCCCGTGGGAACGGACGACCCCCGTCCCGAATCCCACGCCGAGCCCCCTGCGTCGCCCTCGCCGCCCTCCTCGCCCCGTCTCGCCGCCCACACCCCCGACGGCCTTCCCGCGCTGCCGCCACCCCTCTCCGTGCGCTCCGCGCCGAGCCCCCTGCGCCCCCTCCGCTACGAGATCCGCCGCGCCACCGGTATCAGCACCGGCTTCCTCACCGCCGCCGCCGTCCTGCTCGTCTCCGCCCTCACCGCCGTGATGCTGGGCGGCGCGGGCCACACCGCTCAGGCACGCCTGCTGACCGCCTGGCCCGTACAGCTCCCGCTGCCGCCCGCGGCCCTCGGTGCAGGCCTGCTCGGCGCGCTGGCCTTCGGGGACGAGTTCCGCCATCCCGCCCTGGCCGCGGACCGAGGCACCGTGCCGCGAAGACTCGGGGTGCTCACCGCCAAACTGCTCGTCGCCGCCGTCACCGCCCTGACGCTGGCCTTCCTCACGGTGGGCTGCGACGCCGAGGTGCTCTACCTCGTCTACGGACAGGAGCTCGTCCGAGTTCCCGCGGACTGGATGGCGCTCGGCGTGAGTTGGCTCGCGTTCGTGGTCGGCTGCGCCTGGGCCGGGGTGCTGGCTGCCGGCGTGTTCCGGTCCACCACGGCCGGGCTGGCGGCGGTGGTCGCGGTGCCCGTCGTCGTCGTGCCCGTCGTACAGAAGGCCGTGCAGAGTGCGTCCGTGCGGACGGCGGCCGGATTCTCGATGCGGTTGCGCGAGACGCTTCTGGTGCAGTGGCCCTTCGGAGGGGGGCGGTATGTGGACGCCGCGGCGCGCGTGCTCGGCCAACCCGTCGGCGGGGCAATGGCGTTGTCGCTGACCGCGCTGCTGTGCGCGTATCTGCTCACGGCCCTGCGCGGCAGGGTCCGATGA
- a CDS encoding FadR/GntR family transcriptional regulator, with translation MSTLAHTMMTAARSTDSGLAGPGELDRYPYAEAPVADRVGAPVWEAAEPELGRVGRRSTGNRGRGLHGQLVQQLGQMIVSGDLGADRPLVPEEIGQRFEVSRTVVRESLRVLEAKGLVSARPNVGTRVRPVSDWNLLDPDIIEWRAYGPQRDDQRRELSELRWTIEPLAARLAAGHGREDVQQRLSDMVEIMAHAMTQGDALTYSRADTEFHSLLIQVAGNRMLEHLSGIVSSALQVSGGPVTGCERPNDASLAHHGRIVDALAAGDGTAAEVAMRQLLTVHPEVERVVPAPREH, from the coding sequence GTGAGTACCCTTGCGCACACCATGATGACCGCCGCCCGCTCCACCGACTCCGGTCTGGCCGGCCCGGGCGAACTCGACCGCTATCCCTACGCCGAGGCCCCCGTCGCCGACCGCGTCGGAGCCCCTGTCTGGGAGGCCGCGGAGCCCGAGCTGGGCCGCGTGGGCCGCCGCTCCACGGGGAACCGCGGGCGCGGACTGCACGGCCAGCTCGTCCAGCAGCTGGGTCAGATGATCGTCTCGGGCGACCTGGGCGCCGACCGGCCCCTCGTGCCCGAGGAGATCGGCCAGCGATTCGAGGTGTCCCGTACCGTCGTCCGCGAGTCGCTGCGCGTCCTCGAGGCCAAGGGCCTGGTCAGCGCACGTCCGAACGTCGGCACGCGCGTGCGCCCCGTGAGCGACTGGAATCTTCTCGACCCGGACATCATCGAGTGGCGCGCCTACGGCCCCCAGCGCGACGACCAGCGGCGCGAGCTGAGTGAGCTGCGCTGGACGATCGAGCCGCTGGCCGCCCGCCTCGCCGCCGGGCACGGACGGGAGGACGTCCAGCAGCGGCTGTCGGACATGGTGGAGATCATGGCCCACGCGATGACGCAGGGCGACGCGCTCACCTATTCCCGAGCCGACACCGAGTTCCATTCCCTGCTCATCCAGGTCGCCGGTAACCGCATGCTGGAGCACCTTTCCGGGATCGTGTCCTCCGCCCTGCAGGTCTCCGGCGGTCCGGTCACGGGCTGTGAGCGGCCCAACGACGCCTCGCTGGCACACCACGGCAGGATCGTAGACGCCCTGGCCGCGGGCGACGGAACCGCGGCCGAGGTGGCCATGCGCCAGCTGCTCACCGTGCACCCCGAGGTGGAGCGCGTCGTGCCGGCGCCGCGCGAGCACTGA
- a CDS encoding RNA polymerase sigma factor yields MSASTSRTLPPEIAESVSVMALIERGKAEGQIAGDDVRRAFEADQIPATQWKNVLRSLNQILEEEGVTLMVSAAEPKRTRKSVAAKSPAKRTATKTVAAKTVTTRKTAADAAPATQAAPAVDDPAEEEAAPAKKAAAKKTTTAKKAVAKKTVAAKKTAAKKTAGKKDDAEPVEEEAIEDAPKAGDEPEGTESAGFVLSDDDEDDAPAQQVAAAGATADPVKDYLKQIGKVPLLNAEQEVELAKRIEAGLFAEDKLANADKLAPKLKRELEIIAEDGRRAKNHLLEANLRLVVSLAKRYTGRGMLFLDLIQEGNLGLIRAVEKFDYTKGYKFSTYATWWIRQAITRAMADQARTIRIPVHMVEVINKLARVQRQMLQDLGREPTPEELAKELDMTPEKVIEVQKYGREPISLHTPLGEDGDSEFGDLIEDSEAVVPADAVSFTLLQEQLHSVLDTLSEREAGVVSMRFGLTDGQPKTLDEIGKVYGVTRERIRQIESKTMSKLRHPSRSQVLRDYLD; encoded by the coding sequence GTGTCGGCCAGCACATCCCGTACGCTCCCGCCGGAGATCGCCGAGTCCGTCTCTGTCATGGCGCTCATTGAGCGGGGAAAGGCTGAGGGGCAGATCGCCGGCGACGATGTGCGTCGGGCCTTCGAAGCTGACCAGATTCCGGCCACTCAGTGGAAGAACGTACTGCGCAGCCTCAACCAGATCCTCGAGGAAGAGGGTGTGACGCTGATGGTCAGTGCCGCGGAGCCCAAGCGCACCCGAAAGAGCGTCGCAGCGAAGAGTCCGGCCAAGCGCACCGCCACCAAGACGGTCGCGGCGAAGACGGTGACCACGCGGAAGACCGCCGCTGACGCCGCCCCGGCCACCCAGGCCGCACCTGCTGTGGACGACCCCGCAGAAGAAGAAGCCGCCCCCGCCAAGAAGGCGGCTGCCAAGAAGACCACGACGGCCAAGAAGGCTGTTGCGAAGAAGACCGTCGCGGCCAAGAAGACGGCGGCCAAGAAGACCGCCGGCAAGAAGGACGACGCCGAGCCGGTCGAGGAAGAGGCCATCGAGGACGCCCCCAAGGCGGGCGACGAGCCCGAGGGCACCGAGAGCGCCGGTTTCGTTCTCTCCGACGACGACGAGGACGACGCGCCGGCCCAGCAGGTTGCCGCCGCGGGCGCCACCGCCGACCCGGTCAAGGACTACCTCAAGCAGATCGGCAAGGTCCCGCTGCTCAACGCCGAGCAGGAGGTCGAGCTCGCCAAGCGCATCGAGGCCGGTCTGTTCGCCGAGGACAAGCTGGCAAACGCCGACAAGCTCGCACCGAAGCTGAAGCGCGAGCTGGAGATCATCGCGGAGGACGGCCGCCGCGCGAAGAACCACCTCCTGGAGGCCAACCTCCGTCTGGTGGTCTCCCTGGCCAAGCGTTACACCGGCCGCGGCATGCTCTTCCTGGACCTCATCCAGGAGGGCAACCTCGGTCTCATCCGCGCGGTCGAGAAGTTCGACTACACCAAGGGCTACAAGTTCTCCACGTACGCCACCTGGTGGATCCGTCAGGCGATCACCCGCGCGATGGCCGACCAGGCCCGCACCATCCGCATCCCGGTGCACATGGTCGAGGTCATCAACAAGCTCGCGCGCGTGCAACGTCAGATGCTCCAGGACCTGGGCCGCGAGCCCACGCCGGAGGAGCTGGCCAAGGAACTCGACATGACCCCCGAGAAGGTCATCGAGGTCCAGAAGTACGGCCGTGAGCCCATCTCGCTGCACACCCCGCTGGGCGAGGACGGTGACAGCGAGTTCGGTGACCTCATCGAGGACTCCGAGGCCGTCGTGCCGGCGGACGCGGTCAGCTTCACGCTTCTGCAGGAGCAGCTGCACTCGGTTCTCGACACCCTGTCCGAGCGTGAGGCGGGCGTCGTCTCCATGCGGTTCGGTCTCACCGACGGTCAGCCGAAGACCCTCGACGAGATCGGCAAGGTGTACGGCGTCACGCGTGAGCGGATCCGTCAGATCGAATCCAAGACCATGTCGAAGCTGCGTCACCCGTCGCGTTCGCAGGTGCTGCGCGACTACCTCGACTAG
- a CDS encoding S1 family peptidase: MRRPLVRALSRPLILAAMAMVIPLASATPAASDGVVLGGYPVDIAQSPWTVALSSRDRFGGMRSGQFCGGVAVGPTTVLTAAHCMGEEALGQRPERVSDLKVVAGRTDLYSDAGQEVSVHSVWVNPRYDSVSNTGDFAVLTLAAPLPAGAAIGMAAAGDAAYRPGGEAVVYGWGDTTGFGAYAHTLRAAQVHVLADSLCERAYPGSAEGAYVARSMVCAGETRGGHDACQGDSGGPLVAQGRLIGLVSWGSGCGRPGSPGVYMRISDALRTLGWDVGHPRPAQGS, encoded by the coding sequence ATGCGACGTCCCCTGGTCCGGGCCCTGTCCCGGCCGTTGATTCTGGCCGCCATGGCCATGGTCATACCGTTGGCCTCCGCCACCCCTGCCGCCTCCGACGGCGTCGTCCTCGGGGGCTACCCGGTCGACATCGCGCAGAGCCCGTGGACGGTCGCGCTGTCCAGCCGTGACCGGTTCGGAGGTATGCGCTCGGGGCAGTTCTGCGGAGGCGTGGCGGTCGGCCCGACGACCGTGCTCACCGCGGCACACTGCATGGGCGAGGAGGCCCTGGGTCAGCGGCCGGAGCGGGTCTCGGACCTCAAGGTCGTCGCCGGCCGTACGGATCTGTACTCGGATGCCGGGCAGGAGGTCTCGGTGCACAGCGTCTGGGTGAACCCCCGCTACGACAGCGTCAGCAACACCGGGGACTTCGCCGTGCTCACCCTGGCCGCGCCCCTCCCGGCGGGAGCGGCCATCGGCATGGCCGCCGCGGGTGACGCGGCGTACCGGCCCGGCGGGGAGGCCGTGGTGTACGGCTGGGGCGACACCACGGGGTTCGGCGCGTACGCGCACACGCTCCGGGCGGCACAGGTGCACGTGCTGGCCGACTCGCTCTGCGAGCGAGCGTATCCGGGTTCGGCCGAGGGCGCGTACGTCGCGCGAAGCATGGTGTGCGCCGGGGAGACCCGTGGGGGCCACGATGCCTGCCAGGGGGACAGCGGCGGGCCGCTGGTCGCACAGGGCCGGCTCATCGGGCTCGTGTCGTGGGGCAGCGGCTGTGGGCGGCCCGGCAGCCCCGGCGTCTACATGCGGATCTCCGACGCCCTGCGGACGCTGGGGTGGGATGTCGGCCACCCGAGGCCCGCTCAGGGCTCCTGA
- a CDS encoding DUF7455 domain-containing protein has protein sequence MTTVLTPASPLTAADRCDRCGAQAYVRVVLLSGGELLFCAHHGRKFEPELKKIAAEIQDETERLTTVPASTLEEER, from the coding sequence GTGACTACTGTTCTGACCCCCGCGAGCCCGCTGACGGCCGCTGACCGCTGCGACCGCTGCGGCGCCCAGGCGTACGTACGCGTCGTGCTGCTCAGCGGCGGAGAACTGCTCTTCTGCGCCCACCACGGCCGCAAGTTCGAGCCGGAACTCAAGAAGATCGCCGCTGAGATACAGGACGAGACGGAGCGGCTGACTACCGTCCCGGCGTCCACCTTGGAAGAAGAGCGCTGA
- a CDS encoding DNA gyrase/topoisomerase IV subunit B, translated as MTAETSVPSTALLAGADRDGSNYTARHLLVLEGLEAVRKRPGMYIGSTDSRGLMHCLWEIIDNSVDEALGGYCDHIEVILHDDASVEVRDNGRGIPVDVEPKTGLSGVEVVMTKLHAGGKFGGGSYAASGGLHGVGASVVNALSARLDVEVDRGGHTHAISFRRGVPGAFAAGGPDAKFEPGGLRKVKRVARNRTGTRVRYWADRQIFLKDAKLSLENLHGRARQTAFLVPGLTIVVRDEYGLGDGGSKGEESFRFDGGISEFCEYLATDKPVCDVLRFTGQGTFKETVPVLDEHGQMTPTEVTRELGVDVALRWGTGYDTNLRSFVNIIATPKGGTHVAGFEQAVAKTMNEVLRAKKLLRVAEDDIVKDDALEGLTAVVTVRLAEPQFEGQTKEVLGTSAARRIVNTVISRELKAFLTSTKRDAAAQARVVMEKAVAAARTRIAARQHKDAQRRKTALESSSLPAKLADCRSDDVERSELFIVEGDSALGTAKLARNSEFQALLPIRGKILNVQKSSVTDMLKNAECGAIIQVIGAGSGRTFDIDAARYGKIIMMTDADVDGSHIRTLLLTLFHRYMRPMVESGRVFAAVPPLHRIELVQPRKGQDKYVYTYSDRELRDRLMEFQSKGVRYKDSIQRYKGLGEMDADQLAETTMDPRHRTLRRINLSDLESAEQVFDLLMGNDVAPRKEFISSSAATLDRSRIDA; from the coding sequence GTGACCGCCGAAACGTCCGTGCCGTCCACAGCGCTGCTGGCAGGAGCAGACCGGGACGGTTCCAACTACACCGCGCGGCACCTGCTCGTCCTCGAGGGCCTCGAGGCCGTGCGGAAGCGCCCGGGAATGTACATCGGCTCGACCGACAGTCGCGGTCTGATGCACTGCCTGTGGGAGATCATCGACAACTCGGTCGACGAAGCCCTGGGCGGGTACTGCGACCACATCGAGGTGATCCTCCACGACGACGCCTCGGTCGAGGTCCGTGACAACGGCCGGGGCATCCCCGTCGACGTCGAGCCCAAGACAGGTCTGTCCGGCGTCGAGGTCGTCATGACCAAGCTGCACGCCGGCGGCAAGTTCGGCGGCGGTTCCTACGCCGCCTCCGGCGGTCTGCACGGCGTCGGCGCCTCCGTCGTCAACGCCCTGTCCGCCCGACTCGACGTCGAGGTGGACCGAGGGGGCCACACGCACGCGATCAGCTTCCGGCGCGGGGTCCCGGGCGCCTTCGCCGCAGGCGGTCCCGACGCCAAGTTCGAGCCGGGCGGCTTGCGCAAGGTCAAGCGGGTCGCCAGGAACCGCACCGGCACGCGCGTGCGGTACTGGGCCGACCGCCAGATCTTCCTCAAGGACGCCAAGCTCTCCCTGGAGAACCTGCACGGCCGCGCCCGCCAGACCGCTTTCCTGGTGCCCGGCCTGACGATCGTCGTCCGCGACGAGTACGGTCTGGGAGACGGTGGAAGCAAGGGTGAGGAGTCCTTCCGCTTCGACGGCGGCATCAGCGAGTTCTGCGAGTACCTGGCCACCGACAAGCCGGTCTGCGACGTCCTCCGCTTCACCGGGCAGGGCACCTTCAAGGAGACCGTCCCGGTCCTGGACGAGCACGGGCAGATGACCCCGACCGAGGTGACCCGTGAGCTCGGCGTCGACGTGGCGCTGCGCTGGGGCACCGGCTACGACACGAACCTCAGGTCGTTCGTCAACATCATCGCCACACCCAAGGGCGGCACGCACGTCGCGGGCTTCGAACAGGCCGTCGCCAAGACGATGAACGAAGTGCTGCGCGCCAAGAAGCTGCTGCGCGTCGCCGAGGACGACATCGTCAAGGACGACGCCCTGGAGGGCCTGACCGCCGTTGTCACCGTACGTCTGGCCGAACCCCAGTTCGAAGGCCAGACGAAGGAGGTCCTCGGCACCTCGGCCGCCCGGCGCATCGTGAACACCGTGATCTCCAGGGAACTCAAGGCGTTCCTGACCTCCACCAAGCGCGACGCCGCGGCTCAGGCCCGGGTCGTGATGGAGAAGGCGGTCGCCGCCGCACGGACGCGCATCGCGGCCCGGCAGCACAAGGACGCGCAGCGTCGCAAGACGGCGCTGGAGTCCTCGTCACTGCCCGCGAAGCTGGCCGACTGCCGCAGTGACGACGTCGAGCGCAGCGAACTGTTCATCGTCGAGGGGGACTCGGCGCTCGGCACCGCCAAACTCGCCCGGAACTCCGAGTTCCAGGCGCTGCTGCCGATCCGGGGCAAGATCCTCAACGTCCAGAAGTCGTCCGTGACCGACATGCTGAAGAACGCCGAGTGCGGCGCGATCATCCAGGTCATAGGAGCCGGTTCCGGGCGGACGTTCGACATCGACGCGGCTCGCTACGGCAAGATCATCATGATGACGGACGCCGATGTGGACGGCTCCCACATCCGCACGCTGCTTCTGACGCTGTTCCACCGCTACATGCGGCCCATGGTCGAGTCCGGCCGGGTGTTCGCCGCGGTCCCGCCGCTGCACCGGATCGAGCTCGTCCAGCCCAGGAAGGGCCAGGACAAGTACGTGTACACGTACTCGGACCGTGAGTTGCGCGACCGGCTCATGGAGTTCCAGAGCAAGGGTGTCCGGTACAAGGACTCCATCCAGCGCTACAAGGGTCTCGGTGAGATGGACGCCGACCAGCTGGCCGAGACCACGATGGACCCGCGCCACCGCACGCTGCGCCGCATCAACCTCTCCGACCTGGAGTCGGCCGAGCAGGTGTTCGATCTGCTCATGGGCAACGACGTGGCACCACGCAAGGAGTTCATCTCCAGCTCGGCGGCGACGCTGGACCGGTCGCGCATCGACGCGTGA
- a CDS encoding DUF1453 domain-containing protein, giving the protein MSGFLDALVIAAVVVLVIVRQFRASRIAADRRWWVLPGILAVTALREPGLLDARHPATSALMLGSELIVALVMGAAWAWTTRVWVEADGSVWSKGTKAGVAVWFAGIATRLGLFGLGALMGVHQHSSTLMLGLAGTLLVRSGLLVLRAQSLHGTLPAQATAYGDRVSLAAWKERV; this is encoded by the coding sequence ATGTCCGGGTTCCTCGACGCACTGGTGATCGCGGCCGTGGTCGTTCTCGTGATCGTGCGGCAGTTCCGGGCGAGCCGTATAGCGGCGGACCGGCGATGGTGGGTCCTGCCCGGGATCCTGGCGGTCACGGCGCTGCGCGAGCCCGGCCTGCTGGACGCGCGCCACCCCGCCACGTCCGCCCTGATGCTCGGCTCCGAACTGATCGTCGCCCTGGTCATGGGGGCCGCCTGGGCCTGGACCACCCGCGTATGGGTCGAGGCGGACGGCTCGGTGTGGAGCAAAGGCACCAAGGCCGGCGTAGCCGTCTGGTTCGCCGGCATCGCAACTCGGCTCGGCCTCTTCGGACTCGGCGCGCTGATGGGCGTCCACCAGCACAGTTCGACCCTGATGCTGGGACTCGCGGGCACCCTGCTGGTGCGCTCCGGGCTTCTGGTCCTGCGTGCGCAGTCCCTGCACGGGACCCTCCCCGCACAGGCCACGGCTTACGGTGACCGCGTGTCCCTGGCCGCGTGGAAGGAGCGCGTGTGA
- a CDS encoding sensor histidine kinase has protein sequence MTENFWTRWPSREALSPKAITRSRRLLAWGVRLLALVALVWSALHDSRLHGWAGVAGAGGLLVAGGLAWALLRTTLEHRLWPSLALFLTLLGLAGGAEAAGFRSPAVVLCCGCAVAALERLPLSVALPVAAAGFAAFAVVDDDRGAVSASVIGGMALAGYALRLDAEARGTAQRLLAQERAARAAEAESAALAERARIAREIHDVLAHSLSAQLVHLEAARLLIERGADREQILERVVAARGMARDGLEETRQSLSALRGEVTPLEEFLTGLVGASDGAEVTVAGERVPLPVEASQAVRRVAQEALTNARKHAPGAKVSVRLEYGPREVILNVRDSGGSPGELAGAGGGYGLLGMRERAELLGGSLAAGPAEEGFVVTLRVPV, from the coding sequence GTGACGGAGAACTTCTGGACCCGCTGGCCCTCACGAGAGGCGCTGAGCCCGAAGGCGATCACCCGGTCCAGGCGGCTGCTGGCCTGGGGAGTGCGGCTGCTGGCACTCGTCGCGCTGGTGTGGAGCGCCCTCCACGACAGCCGCCTCCACGGGTGGGCGGGGGTGGCCGGAGCGGGAGGGCTGCTGGTGGCCGGCGGGCTGGCGTGGGCCCTGCTCCGGACCACGCTCGAGCACCGGCTGTGGCCCTCCCTCGCTCTTTTCCTCACGCTGCTGGGACTGGCCGGCGGGGCCGAGGCCGCCGGATTCCGCTCCCCGGCTGTGGTCCTGTGCTGCGGTTGTGCCGTCGCGGCTCTGGAGCGACTGCCGCTGTCCGTCGCCCTGCCCGTGGCGGCGGCCGGTTTCGCCGCTTTCGCCGTGGTCGACGACGACCGAGGGGCGGTCTCGGCCTCCGTCATCGGGGGCATGGCCCTCGCGGGCTACGCGCTGCGGCTCGACGCCGAGGCCAGAGGCACCGCACAGCGCCTGCTCGCCCAGGAACGGGCGGCGCGCGCGGCCGAGGCGGAATCCGCGGCGCTGGCGGAGCGCGCCCGCATCGCCCGGGAGATCCACGACGTGCTCGCCCACAGTCTCTCGGCACAGTTGGTACACCTGGAGGCCGCCCGGCTGCTGATCGAGCGGGGCGCGGACCGCGAACAGATCCTCGAACGCGTGGTGGCAGCACGTGGCATGGCCCGTGACGGTCTCGAGGAGACGAGGCAGTCGCTCTCCGCGCTGCGCGGTGAGGTGACGCCGCTGGAGGAGTTCCTCACCGGCCTCGTCGGCGCGTCCGACGGAGCCGAGGTCACGGTCGCCGGCGAACGCGTACCGCTTCCGGTCGAGGCCTCGCAGGCCGTGCGCAGGGTTGCCCAGGAAGCCCTGACGAACGCGCGCAAGCACGCGCCGGGCGCGAAGGTGAGCGTGCGGCTCGAGTACGGCCCCCGCGAAGTCATCCTGAACGTGCGGGACTCGGGCGGCTCGCCGGGCGAACTCGCCGGGGCCGGCGGCGGGTACGGTCTGCTGGGTATGCGTGAGCGCGCCGAGTTGCTCGGCGGCTCGCTCGCCGCAGGGCCGGCCGAGGAAGGGTTCGTGGTGACGCTGAGGGTGCCCGTATGA